One genomic segment of Chelonia mydas isolate rCheMyd1 chromosome 1, rCheMyd1.pri.v2, whole genome shotgun sequence includes these proteins:
- the LOC102947008 gene encoding cell cycle control protein 50C-like, with protein sequence MENKNSQGAQERPSRCPDNSAFKQQKLPAWKPKLTAPTVLSSFFIIGLFCLLMGICLILSARSVKEIQINYSDICLNCSKLRENSSNWDKECNCSVHVTLQENMLGDVFMYYRLQNFYQNHRRYVLSRSDAQLLGEDVNIQNSNCAPFTTYPNGTPMAPCGAIANSMFNDSIQLSYYLNPYTAIQVPLLKTGNSWWSDKNVKFRNPTSYNLSSAFAGTTRPPYWQKPAYLLDEEDERNNGYLNDDLIIWMRVSAFPTFRNLYRRVSHTNQFADGLPAGNYTFHITYNFPVTKLKGKKQVVLSTVTWCGGSNLFLGIAYTVSGAVTVLAGFIITAIHLKLRKKKTYFQR encoded by the exons ATGGAAAATAAGAACAGCCAAGGAGCACAGGAGCGTCCCTCCAGATGTCCAGATAACAGTGCATTTAAACAACAGAAACTGCCAGCCTGGAAGCCCAAGCTCACCGCTCCGACTGTCCTCTCCAGCTTCTTTATCATTGGACTCTTCTGCCTTCTCATGGGAATCTGCCTAATATTATCTGCAAGAAGTGTCAAAGAAATCCAG ATTAACTATTCGGACATATGTTTGAATTGTTCAAAACTGCGTGAAAACTCCTCTAACTGGGATAAAGAATGCAACTGTTCCGTGCACGTCACACTGCAGGAAAATATGCTG GGTGATGTTTTTATGTACTATCGTCTACAAAACTTTTATCAGAACCACCGTCGGTATGTCCTCTCCAGAAGTGACGCACAATTGCTGGGTGAAGATGTAAAC ATTCAGAACAGCAATTGTGCGCCTTTCACAACCTATCCAAACGGAACTCCCATGGCTCCATGCGGTGCCATCGCCAACAGTATGTTCAACG ATTCTATTCAACTTTCTTACTATCTTAACCCATACACTGCTATCCAAGTCCCATTGTTGAAGACTGGAAATAGTTGGTGGTCagataaaaatgtgaaatttcgGAATCCAACATCATACAATCTCTCTTCTGCATTTGCAG GAACAACAAGGCCTCCTTACTGGCAGAAACCAGCTTATTTACTGGATGAGGAGGATGAAAGGAACAATGGTTATCTAAATGACGACTTAATCATCTGGATGCGTGTGTCAGCCTTTCCCACGTTCAGAAACCTTTACCGTCGCGTCAGCCATACCAACCAGTTTGCTGATGGTCTCCCAGCAGGGAATTACACCTTCCACATTACCTACA ATTTCCCTGTTAccaaattaaaagggaaaaagcagGTGGTTCTCTCAACCGTCACGTGGTGTGGAGGGAGTAACCTCTTCCTGGGAATTGCCTACACGGTTTCTGGCGCGGTGACAGTGCTGGCAGGTTTTATCATAACTGCAATTCACTTAAAACTCCgaaaaaagaaaacatacttTCAGAGATAA